A genomic region of Drosophila pseudoobscura strain MV-25-SWS-2005 chromosome 5, UCI_Dpse_MV25, whole genome shotgun sequence contains the following coding sequences:
- the Arf4 gene encoding ADP-ribosylation factor 2, whose amino-acid sequence MGLTISSLLTRLFGKKQMRILMVGLDAAGKTTILYKLKLGEIVTTIPTIGFNVETVEYKNICFTVWDVGGQDKIRPLWRHYFQNTQGLIFVVDSNDRDRINEAEKELQNMLQEDELKDAVLLVFANKQDLPNAMTAAELTDKLRLNQLRNRHWFIQATCATQGHGLYEGLDWLSAELAKK is encoded by the exons atggGGTTGACTATATCTAGCCTCTTGACACGTCTTTTTGGCAAAAAGCAAATGCGTATTCTAATGG TTGGCTTAGATGCAGCTGGAAAGACGACCATTCTTTACAAACTTAAGCTGGGAGAAATTGTGACAACCATTCCTACAATCGGTTTCAATGTAGAAACCGTGGAATATAAAAACATATGTTTTACCGTTTGGGATGTCGGTGGTCAAGATAAAATTCGACCATTGTGGCGCCACTACTTTCAAAATACGCAaggtttaatttttgttgtggaTTCCAACGACCGTGATCGTATCAATGAGGCCGAAAAGGAACTTCAGAATATG CTCCAAGAAGATGAACTTAAAGATGCTGTGCTGTTAGTTTTTGCTAATAAACAAGATCTACCGAATGCAATGACTGCCGCCGAGCTCACAGACAAGTTGCGACTGAACCAATTAAGAAACCgtcat TGGTTTATTCAAGCAACTTGTGCCACACAAGGGCATGGGCTATATGAAGGACTTGATTGGCTTTCGGCTGAATTGGCGAAAAAATGA